Proteins found in one Geomonas subterranea genomic segment:
- a CDS encoding ABC transporter substrate-binding protein produces MPLLRVLLLLFFTLIPTLALAYDVLVLQSMHEKGYDEAVRGFKRDCRGSVRRIVLTDFAELDLTRIIREEHPKLIVAVGDRALEVAQRQHGTPVLYMMALNAKPRGAAGVSMLLDPGRYISVFEEMGVERVGVLYDPARSGAYVKRALAAAGRTRVRLVLREVHAPKETPAMLASLKGKVDALWMLPDATAVSPGSTEAYFLFSQAERVPVVTFAEVYLSMGGAVALTIDRYDIGRQVAELAQRMLDGNPTDEGGAPDRRAVTRTNEGVVRQLKLNGVVGR; encoded by the coding sequence ATGCCACTTCTGAGAGTCCTGCTCCTGCTGTTTTTCACCCTGATACCCACCCTCGCCCTTGCCTACGATGTCCTCGTGCTCCAGTCCATGCACGAGAAGGGATACGACGAGGCGGTGCGAGGCTTCAAGCGCGACTGCCGCGGGTCCGTGCGCCGCATCGTGCTCACCGATTTCGCAGAACTCGACCTGACCCGCATCATCCGCGAGGAGCACCCGAAGCTGATCGTGGCCGTGGGGGACCGGGCACTGGAAGTGGCGCAGAGGCAGCATGGGACCCCGGTACTCTACATGATGGCATTGAACGCGAAGCCGCGCGGGGCCGCGGGAGTGAGCATGCTCCTGGACCCGGGGCGGTACATCTCCGTCTTCGAGGAGATGGGGGTGGAGCGTGTGGGGGTGCTGTACGATCCTGCCCGCAGCGGCGCCTACGTGAAACGCGCGCTTGCCGCTGCCGGGCGCACCCGCGTCCGGCTGGTGCTGCGCGAGGTGCACGCGCCCAAGGAAACACCGGCCATGCTCGCCTCCCTCAAGGGGAAGGTCGACGCGCTCTGGATGCTTCCCGACGCGACGGCGGTTTCACCGGGCTCCACGGAGGCGTACTTCCTCTTCTCCCAGGCCGAACGCGTGCCGGTGGTGACCTTCGCCGAGGTCTACCTCTCCATGGGAGGGGCCGTCGCGCTCACCATCGACCGCTACGATATCGGCAGGCAGGTGGCCGAACTGGCGCAACGCATGCTGGATGGCAACCCGACGGATGAGGGGGGAGCCCCCGACAGGCGCGCGGTCACCAGGACCAACGAGGGAGTGGTGCGCCAGTTGAAGCTGAACGGCGTGGTGGGGCGCTGA
- a CDS encoding ATP-binding protein encodes MRKRKLRLPPYAKSFRFRLYLIFTGTIALLTAAFVTFYVITELNAYRSTMEREGKLLATILAQNARLPLFAENREALATLAEGTARYPSVLSVSIVDREGRLLAQQVKAQTVAGDVIDMRVPISSPSGVLSPESALLGQPQGNEQRVIGEVRLTLEMSAARERLVTLVAASLAIGTLFWIVVSLLCYQILKRVTNSFNLLMGGIENIGNGTLSARVDLDGDDELARAANAINAMAASLELRELENQALQDELLRAMRLEVQEEKKLVMARLIQTNKMTSLGLLLSSMAHEINNPNASIRFSGHMIGKMLLDALPLLDGVWQEEGEFYLGGVPYQKARQVLTENAGKIVENSERIAQVVQGLRDYGVGGRGQLRQRLEINSAVSAALSVLACQMKRDVQLQTSLETSIPAVAGSQQQIEQVLINLILNAMQSYAGGRGEVHLSTRHDAARGEVVVEVRDHGAGIAPEIMARLFEPFYSTKLDLGGSGLGLYISQFIVSEHGGRLQLSSTAGKGTVATVTLPVAGASVVGVLASQHGQHPSDPVHQVG; translated from the coding sequence ATGAGAAAAAGAAAACTGCGTCTCCCACCCTACGCCAAGAGCTTCCGTTTCCGGCTCTACCTGATATTCACCGGCACCATCGCCTTGCTCACCGCCGCTTTCGTCACCTTCTACGTCATCACCGAGTTGAACGCCTACCGCTCCACCATGGAGCGGGAAGGGAAGCTGCTCGCCACCATCCTGGCCCAAAACGCGCGGCTGCCGCTTTTCGCCGAAAACAGGGAGGCGCTCGCCACCTTGGCCGAGGGAACTGCGCGTTACCCCTCGGTGCTGTCGGTCTCCATCGTCGACCGCGAAGGGAGGCTCCTTGCCCAGCAGGTGAAGGCGCAGACGGTCGCCGGTGACGTGATCGACATGCGGGTGCCCATCAGCTCCCCCAGCGGAGTGCTCTCTCCCGAGTCGGCGCTGCTTGGGCAGCCCCAGGGGAACGAGCAGCGGGTCATCGGAGAGGTGCGCCTGACGCTCGAGATGTCCGCTGCGCGCGAGCGGCTGGTTACCCTGGTGGCGGCTTCCCTGGCCATCGGCACGCTGTTCTGGATCGTGGTGTCCCTGCTTTGCTACCAGATCCTCAAGAGGGTCACCAACTCCTTCAACCTCCTCATGGGGGGGATCGAGAACATCGGAAACGGCACGCTCTCCGCCCGGGTGGATCTCGACGGGGACGACGAGCTGGCCCGCGCCGCCAACGCGATCAACGCCATGGCCGCCTCCCTGGAGTTGCGCGAGCTGGAAAACCAGGCGCTGCAGGACGAACTGCTCCGGGCGATGAGGCTCGAGGTGCAGGAGGAGAAGAAGCTGGTCATGGCGCGCCTGATCCAGACCAACAAGATGACGTCGCTGGGGCTGCTCCTTTCCTCCATGGCCCACGAGATCAACAACCCCAACGCCTCGATCCGGTTCTCGGGGCACATGATCGGGAAGATGCTCTTGGACGCGCTGCCTCTTCTGGACGGAGTATGGCAGGAGGAGGGTGAATTCTATCTCGGCGGGGTGCCGTATCAGAAGGCGCGTCAGGTGCTCACGGAGAACGCCGGCAAGATAGTCGAGAACTCCGAGCGCATCGCCCAGGTGGTGCAGGGATTGAGGGATTACGGGGTAGGGGGAAGGGGGCAGCTGCGCCAGAGGCTGGAGATAAACAGCGCGGTTTCCGCGGCCCTTTCGGTGCTCGCGTGCCAGATGAAACGGGATGTGCAGCTGCAGACGTCGCTGGAGACCTCGATACCGGCCGTCGCCGGGAGCCAGCAGCAGATCGAGCAGGTGCTCATCAACCTGATCCTCAACGCCATGCAGTCCTATGCGGGGGGGCGCGGCGAGGTCCACTTGTCGACCCGTCACGACGCCGCCAGGGGCGAGGTGGTGGTCGAGGTACGCGACCATGGCGCCGGCATCGCGCCGGAGATCATGGCGCGTCTCTTCGAACCCTTCTACTCCACCAAGCTCGACCTCGGCGGCAGCGGCCTCGGGTTGTACATCTCGCAGTTCATAGTGTCGGAGCACGGCGGCCGGCTGCAGCTCTCCTCCACGGCGGGGAAGGGGACTGTGGCGACGGTCACGCTCCCGGTGGCCGGCGCCTCAGTGGTGGGCGTGCTCGCCTCCCAGCACGGTCAGCATCCCTCCGATCCGGTCCATCAGGTCGGTTAG
- a CDS encoding response regulator: MREKILIIDDSELVLAMAKDALDQAGYQVVTATNGIEANRFIFSKDKPDLIIMDIMMPMLDGNKKAKLLKENEVSRDIPILLLSSKSEGEMRQLVDEAKANGYILKPFTPGQITDAVRAALAR, encoded by the coding sequence TTGAGAGAAAAGATCCTCATCATCGACGACAGCGAACTGGTACTTGCCATGGCCAAGGACGCTCTTGACCAGGCCGGCTACCAGGTGGTGACCGCCACCAACGGCATTGAGGCGAACCGCTTCATTTTTTCCAAGGACAAGCCCGACCTGATCATCATGGACATCATGATGCCCATGCTGGACGGCAACAAGAAGGCGAAGCTTTTGAAGGAGAACGAGGTAAGCCGGGACATCCCGATCCTGCTCCTCTCCTCGAAGAGCGAGGGGGAGATGCGCCAGTTGGTGGACGAGGCGAAGGCCAACGGCTACATCCTGAAGCCCTTCACGCCGGGACAGATCACCGACGCGGTGCGCGCGGCGCTCGCCCGGTGA
- the cheB gene encoding chemotaxis-specific protein-glutamate methyltransferase CheB, whose amino-acid sequence MTTRVVLADDSLLARQLLTDMLQARDDIRVVGAACDGRQAVELAQALKPDLVIMDLLMPVLDGLDAIEEIMALCPTPVLVLSAAVEASEVDRAFMAIKRGALDVMEKPALDGIGSLEGFAATLREKVQFLSRIRVIRHPRRKLRAGEALAPLPGGSGHNILAIGASTGGPKAVMRLLKSLPADFPGAVFVVQHIAQGFAAGFASWLDRECALPVKLARDGAPFRAGEALIAPDGTHLTLAEGTIRFNDAPPMNCCRPSIDVFFDSLARQRCDNVVAVLLTGMGRDGAQGMLHIREAGGTTIVQDEPSCAVFGMPKAAITLDAADQVVPLDLIPAALNKLFAAQRPEPEPGALAPHD is encoded by the coding sequence ATGACCACGAGGGTTGTGCTGGCCGATGATTCCCTCCTCGCGCGCCAGCTGCTGACCGACATGCTGCAGGCCAGGGACGACATCCGTGTGGTCGGTGCTGCGTGCGACGGCAGGCAGGCGGTCGAGCTGGCCCAGGCGCTCAAGCCCGACCTGGTGATCATGGACCTCCTGATGCCGGTTTTGGACGGCCTGGACGCCATCGAGGAGATCATGGCGCTTTGCCCCACCCCGGTGCTGGTCCTCTCGGCGGCGGTGGAGGCAAGCGAGGTGGATCGCGCCTTCATGGCCATCAAGAGGGGGGCGCTGGACGTGATGGAGAAGCCGGCTCTCGACGGGATCGGGTCGCTGGAAGGGTTCGCCGCCACGCTGCGGGAGAAGGTCCAGTTCCTCTCCAGGATCCGGGTCATCAGGCACCCGCGGCGCAAGCTGCGCGCCGGAGAGGCGCTCGCCCCCCTTCCCGGCGGTTCCGGACACAACATACTCGCCATCGGCGCCTCCACCGGCGGCCCCAAGGCGGTCATGCGGCTTTTGAAGTCCCTCCCGGCGGATTTTCCCGGCGCCGTATTCGTGGTGCAGCACATAGCGCAGGGGTTCGCGGCAGGGTTCGCCAGCTGGCTGGACCGGGAATGCGCACTTCCGGTCAAGCTCGCCCGCGACGGCGCCCCCTTCCGGGCGGGCGAGGCGCTGATCGCCCCCGACGGCACGCACCTGACCCTGGCCGAGGGGACGATCCGGTTCAACGACGCCCCTCCCATGAACTGCTGCCGTCCCTCCATCGACGTCTTCTTCGACTCGCTGGCCCGGCAGCGCTGTGACAACGTGGTGGCCGTGCTCCTGACCGGGATGGGACGCGACGGGGCCCAGGGGATGCTGCACATACGGGAGGCCGGCGGAACCACCATCGTCCAGGACGAGCCATCCTGCGCGGTCTTCGGGATGCCCAAGGCCGCCATCACCCTCGACGCGGCCGACCAGGTGGTCCCCCTGGATCTGATACCGGCCGCTTTGAACAAGCTGTTCGCGGCGCAACGCCCCGAACCCGAACCCGGCGCCTTGGCGCCGCACGACTGA
- a CDS encoding hybrid sensor histidine kinase/response regulator — translation MGNRYLEIFCREAEEHLASLQSGLLVLEKNPARTDLLHELLRNAHTLKGSARMVGLADISAITHTMEEQLKGMESGERKVDARGIDLLLRGADAVALITSALMRGEKPELDVERFVAEYDRGELGQQLHTEPRESQPEAALADTVRADVKTLDHLVNLVGELIINKKRLESKLDRLKEITGALPAGHVTELAAFRGELEEDVLYLDYLIQELHAKAMGLRMLPLRTISDGLERLVRDLAQQLGREVRFQIVGQAIEMDRVLLDGLKPILIHLLTNALSHGIESPEARAAAGKPRQGAVLLSARHQGNSVLVEVRDDGRGMDPAGIKTAAVARGVLDPREAEALSDDEALYLTFRPGFSTADIVTDVSGRGVGMDVVKKNIERVKGSVTLASVPGSFTQVTLQLPLTLSVLDALIVACGGETFAIPTTYLQEIVKVRASEIDTLGSGEVIKVRGATTPLYSLPGMLGLTDRREAGDLTLSAVVLKHCDQRIACIVDAHLGYSEVVVKGLGKQFRNVRFLFGATIMGDGNPALILNVPDLFESGRGVRRATLSAEEAQAAQRRLKVLVVDDSITTRTMEQSILVSQGYAVVTAVSGEDALEKSAQEQFDLVISDVEMPGINGFELTRALRASEQYRDIPVIIVSSLSRDEDKRQALQAGAQAYIVKGAFDQGLLLETVQMLIG, via the coding sequence ATGGGGAACCGTTACCTGGAGATCTTCTGCCGGGAGGCGGAGGAGCACCTGGCCTCGCTGCAAAGCGGCCTGCTGGTCCTGGAGAAGAACCCGGCTCGCACCGACCTGCTGCACGAGCTGTTGCGCAACGCGCACACCCTGAAGGGGTCGGCGCGCATGGTGGGGCTCGCCGACATCAGCGCCATCACCCACACCATGGAGGAGCAGTTAAAGGGGATGGAGAGCGGCGAGCGCAAGGTGGACGCCCGGGGCATCGACCTGCTGTTACGGGGGGCCGATGCGGTGGCGCTCATCACCTCGGCCCTGATGCGCGGCGAGAAGCCGGAACTGGACGTGGAGCGGTTCGTCGCGGAGTACGACCGGGGCGAACTTGGGCAGCAGCTCCACACCGAGCCCCGGGAGAGCCAGCCCGAGGCGGCGCTTGCGGACACGGTGCGCGCGGACGTGAAGACCCTGGACCACCTGGTGAACCTGGTTGGCGAGCTGATCATCAACAAGAAGCGCCTGGAATCGAAGCTGGACCGCCTCAAGGAGATAACCGGCGCGCTCCCCGCCGGTCACGTCACGGAGCTTGCGGCCTTTCGCGGGGAGCTGGAGGAGGACGTCCTCTACCTCGACTACCTGATCCAGGAGCTGCACGCAAAAGCGATGGGGCTGCGCATGCTCCCCCTGCGCACCATCTCCGACGGCCTGGAACGCCTGGTGCGCGACCTCGCGCAGCAACTGGGGCGCGAGGTGCGCTTCCAGATCGTCGGGCAGGCCATCGAGATGGACCGCGTGCTCCTCGATGGATTGAAACCGATCCTGATCCACCTGTTGACCAACGCCCTCTCCCACGGCATCGAAAGCCCCGAGGCGCGCGCGGCCGCCGGGAAGCCGCGCCAGGGCGCGGTCCTGCTCTCGGCCCGCCACCAGGGGAACTCGGTGCTGGTCGAGGTGCGCGACGACGGCCGGGGCATGGACCCCGCCGGCATCAAGACCGCCGCGGTCGCGCGCGGCGTGCTCGATCCCCGCGAGGCCGAGGCGCTCAGCGACGACGAGGCCCTCTACCTCACCTTCCGTCCCGGCTTCTCCACCGCCGACATCGTCACCGACGTCTCGGGGCGCGGGGTGGGGATGGACGTGGTGAAGAAGAACATAGAGCGGGTCAAGGGGAGCGTGACCCTCGCCAGCGTGCCGGGGAGCTTCACCCAGGTCACCCTGCAGCTTCCGCTCACCCTGTCGGTCCTGGACGCGCTGATCGTCGCCTGCGGGGGGGAAACCTTCGCCATCCCCACAACGTACCTGCAGGAGATCGTCAAGGTGCGCGCAAGCGAGATCGACACCCTTGGGAGCGGCGAGGTGATCAAGGTGCGCGGCGCGACCACGCCGCTGTACAGCCTGCCGGGGATGCTGGGGCTCACCGATCGGCGCGAGGCGGGGGACCTGACGCTCTCGGCGGTGGTTTTAAAGCATTGCGACCAGCGCATCGCCTGCATCGTGGACGCGCACCTGGGCTACAGCGAGGTGGTGGTCAAGGGGCTGGGCAAACAGTTCAGAAACGTCCGGTTCTTGTTCGGCGCCACCATCATGGGGGACGGCAACCCGGCCCTGATCCTGAACGTCCCGGACCTGTTCGAGTCAGGGCGCGGCGTGCGGCGCGCCACGCTCTCGGCCGAGGAGGCGCAGGCGGCCCAACGGCGCCTCAAGGTGCTGGTGGTCGACGACTCCATCACCACCCGCACCATGGAGCAGAGCATCCTGGTGAGCCAGGGGTACGCGGTGGTGACGGCGGTCTCAGGCGAGGACGCACTGGAGAAGAGCGCGCAGGAGCAGTTCGACCTGGTGATCTCCGACGTGGAGATGCCGGGGATCAACGGTTTCGAGCTGACCCGGGCCCTGCGCGCCTCCGAGCAGTACCGCGACATCCCCGTGATCATCGTCTCGTCGCTGTCGCGCGACGAGGACAAGCGCCAGGCGCTGCAGGCCGGGGCGCAGGCCTACATCGTCAAGGGCGCCTTCGACCAGGGGCTTTTACTGGAAACGGTGCAGATGCTGATCGGCTGA
- a CDS encoding methyl-accepting chemotaxis protein codes for MSNKLSVKIVSVLIMVMVVIMTAFSVYFVRSRRANMEEELLSKGRILAQTGARSMERIMEEAVANGTLTQDQLFDERYIPIPNTEPQKFHTQFDRFTDQAVQALEDEFLKDDQIVFAVLTDRNGYIPTHNSKYSAPLTGDREKDKLNNRTKRMFNDPVGVAASKNVEPILKQVYQRDTGETMWDLSAPVYVKGKHWGSFRIGFSMVKTEQKGAELRNQIVGSMAIMLLVASITILVVVSRAVQPLRKLTEKAHKITGGDLDETIPVESNDEIGELAEAFNVMTTVIVRDLKDEIGRSGRLIASVKEAVIQLSSAANEMMAISAQQASGSTQQASAVQEVTTTSEEIAITAKMITGNSKSVEAVAEDTTRNCNSGREDVTNAIDGMGQVRSQVQSIAKSMLELGDNSQKIGGIVEIIDEISDQTNLLALNAAIEAAGAGEAGKRFAIVAQEVKRLADRTVEATRQIKGLIGEIQRATNNTIMVTEEGTKAVDAASHLVDKVQFSFASIMSTAQETARTAKEITLSTQQQTSACEQMAETMTEVRDVAQQVALSAHETEKAIAEILELAERLKEITEEEA; via the coding sequence ATGTCCAACAAGCTATCGGTAAAGATCGTCAGCGTTCTCATCATGGTCATGGTGGTCATCATGACCGCCTTCTCGGTCTATTTCGTCCGTTCGCGACGCGCCAACATGGAGGAGGAACTCCTCTCCAAGGGGCGCATCCTGGCGCAGACCGGGGCCAGGTCGATGGAACGGATCATGGAGGAGGCGGTGGCCAACGGCACCCTCACCCAGGACCAGCTCTTCGACGAGCGCTACATCCCGATTCCGAACACGGAGCCCCAGAAGTTCCACACCCAGTTCGACCGGTTCACGGACCAGGCGGTGCAGGCGCTCGAGGACGAGTTCCTGAAGGACGACCAGATCGTGTTCGCGGTCCTGACCGACAGAAACGGCTACATCCCGACTCACAACAGCAAGTATTCCGCCCCGCTCACCGGCGACCGGGAGAAGGACAAGCTCAACAACCGCACCAAGCGGATGTTCAACGACCCGGTGGGGGTCGCGGCGTCGAAGAACGTGGAGCCGATACTGAAGCAGGTCTACCAGCGTGACACAGGCGAGACCATGTGGGACCTCTCAGCCCCCGTCTACGTGAAGGGGAAACACTGGGGCTCCTTCCGGATCGGCTTCTCGATGGTGAAGACCGAGCAGAAGGGGGCCGAGCTTAGAAACCAGATCGTCGGGAGCATGGCGATCATGCTCCTGGTGGCGAGCATCACCATCCTGGTGGTGGTGAGCCGCGCGGTGCAGCCTTTGCGCAAGCTGACCGAGAAGGCGCACAAGATCACCGGCGGGGACCTGGACGAAACCATCCCCGTTGAGAGCAACGACGAGATCGGCGAACTGGCCGAGGCCTTCAACGTGATGACCACGGTGATCGTGAGGGACCTGAAGGACGAGATCGGGCGCTCGGGGCGCCTGATCGCCTCGGTGAAGGAAGCGGTGATCCAGCTCTCCAGCGCCGCCAACGAGATGATGGCCATCAGCGCGCAGCAGGCGTCGGGCTCGACCCAGCAGGCGAGCGCGGTCCAGGAGGTGACGACGACCAGCGAGGAGATCGCCATCACCGCCAAGATGATCACCGGCAACTCGAAGAGCGTGGAGGCGGTCGCCGAGGACACCACCAGGAACTGCAACAGCGGCCGCGAGGACGTCACCAACGCCATCGACGGGATGGGACAGGTCAGAAGCCAGGTGCAGAGCATCGCGAAGAGCATGCTCGAGCTTGGGGACAACAGCCAGAAGATCGGCGGCATCGTGGAGATCATCGACGAGATCAGCGACCAGACCAACCTCCTCGCGCTCAACGCGGCCATCGAGGCGGCGGGCGCCGGCGAGGCGGGGAAGCGCTTCGCCATCGTGGCCCAGGAGGTGAAGCGCCTGGCCGACCGGACCGTCGAGGCGACCCGCCAGATCAAGGGGCTCATCGGCGAGATCCAGCGCGCCACCAACAACACCATCATGGTCACCGAGGAGGGGACCAAGGCGGTCGACGCGGCCTCCCACCTGGTCGACAAGGTGCAGTTCTCCTTCGCCTCCATCATGTCCACCGCCCAGGAGACCGCCCGCACCGCCAAGGAGATCACCCTTTCCACGCAGCAGCAGACCTCGGCCTGCGAGCAGATGGCGGAGACCATGACCGAGGTGCGCGACGTGGCGCAGCAGGTGGCGCTCTCGGCGCACGAGACCGAGAAGGCGATCGCCGAGATACTGGAACTCGCCGAGCGGCTTAAGGAGATCACCGAGGAAGAGGCCTAG
- a CDS encoding chemotaxis protein CheW codes for MGDDNSYDIRSILSQMREEYWQALAGEESEAKETLECLVFTLGGKRYAFETHYASEVIRVPKLVRVPAVQSLIRGIFNLRGEITAAIDIRPMLGLPQPEIGPTGRILVVRGENFATGILAEAAHGVQGLSFDGFEPVASGSGMKAQFVRGHFNLEEGNVILLDMETLLADPELVAGEA; via the coding sequence ATGGGAGACGACAACAGCTACGACATCCGCTCCATCCTGAGCCAGATGCGGGAAGAATACTGGCAGGCGCTCGCCGGGGAGGAGAGCGAGGCGAAAGAGACCCTTGAATGCCTGGTGTTCACCCTGGGTGGCAAGCGCTACGCCTTCGAAACCCACTACGCCTCCGAGGTGATCCGTGTCCCAAAGCTGGTGCGGGTACCTGCCGTGCAGAGCCTGATCAGGGGGATCTTCAACCTGCGCGGCGAGATAACCGCCGCCATCGACATCCGCCCCATGCTTGGACTTCCCCAGCCCGAGATCGGTCCCACGGGGAGGATCCTGGTGGTGCGGGGGGAGAACTTCGCCACCGGCATCCTCGCGGAAGCGGCCCACGGGGTGCAGGGGCTCTCTTTCGACGGCTTCGAGCCGGTCGCCTCCGGTTCCGGGATGAAGGCGCAGTTCGTCAGGGGACACTTCAACCTCGAGGAAGGGAACGTGATCCTGCTCGACATGGAGACGCTTCTGGCAGACCCCGAGCTGGTCGCCGGCGAGGCGTGA
- a CDS encoding CheR family methyltransferase, giving the protein MPLQILIISDNESFTTYLGELLRDAGHTIRCVAQEKEAFPAIRRQKPDLIILALDAAKIPPLAIEHRVQTPSGPRSVPVIVISECLRLEAELLQVFDFIGKPLDVKRLMDDITAVTLRKDVPPQEQELEPRVAAAFSRHILSRSGLHFDQRNRAALTRGLLKRMAALRLTDFKEYLQYLKEHGEDRHELQKLLQFLTVGETYFYRYPAHFEVLKEHCTARFAGAGPIRIWSAGCSTGEEPYSIAMTLMEALPDWRERDIRIIATDINNRSLKRAREGVYSPWSMRITTPEQSARYFRRVGESFLIRDEVKQLVQFSHLNLSVPCREPVCDELRDLDAIFCRNVLIYFTPETAAGMLERFAGALKPSGLLFLGHSETLLQRGLDLELKRKEKSFYYVRSACVAPAAVIAPLPPEERRGDDPCGLTAEQLRLAAAWLSEQTPWQGETETETEPQPRQPQPAAPCPAEPRDAAPDDAQLLQAARELFDREEFDPAQELLELVLERTPDLPDALVLKGFILAGKGALDQALETSERVLALNDLLPEAYFLKGVLLDAADRLDEAAREYRKALLLDHDFIMPRYHMGRLHLRQGRIADGAREIRNSIKILSRSREEETVPFSGGLTRAVCMLQLQNTLARVA; this is encoded by the coding sequence TTGCCACTGCAAATCCTCATCATCAGCGACAACGAATCCTTCACCACCTACCTGGGTGAGCTGCTGCGGGATGCCGGGCACACCATCCGTTGCGTCGCGCAGGAAAAGGAGGCCTTTCCCGCCATCAGGCGCCAGAAACCGGATCTGATCATCCTCGCCCTGGATGCGGCGAAAATCCCCCCTCTCGCCATAGAGCACAGGGTGCAGACGCCGTCGGGGCCGCGCTCCGTTCCGGTCATCGTCATCTCGGAGTGCCTGAGGCTCGAGGCGGAGCTTTTGCAGGTCTTCGACTTCATCGGCAAGCCCCTGGACGTGAAGCGCCTCATGGACGACATCACGGCGGTGACGCTCAGAAAGGACGTCCCCCCGCAAGAGCAGGAACTCGAGCCGCGCGTGGCGGCAGCATTCTCCCGGCACATCCTCTCCCGAAGCGGGCTGCACTTCGACCAGCGCAACCGCGCGGCTCTGACGCGCGGACTGCTCAAGCGGATGGCGGCACTGCGCCTGACCGATTTCAAGGAGTACCTGCAGTACCTGAAAGAGCACGGCGAGGACCGGCACGAGCTCCAGAAGCTGCTTCAGTTCCTGACCGTCGGGGAGACCTATTTCTACCGCTATCCCGCGCACTTCGAGGTGCTGAAGGAGCACTGCACCGCCCGTTTCGCCGGCGCCGGCCCGATCAGGATCTGGTCGGCGGGGTGCTCCACCGGCGAGGAGCCGTACTCCATCGCCATGACGCTCATGGAGGCGCTTCCGGACTGGAGGGAGCGCGACATCCGGATCATCGCGACCGACATCAACAACCGCTCGCTGAAGAGAGCGCGCGAAGGGGTCTACTCCCCGTGGTCCATGAGGATCACCACCCCGGAACAGTCCGCCCGCTATTTCAGGCGGGTCGGCGAAAGCTTCCTCATCCGGGACGAGGTGAAGCAACTGGTGCAGTTCTCCCACCTGAACCTCTCCGTCCCCTGCCGGGAGCCGGTCTGCGACGAGTTGCGGGACCTCGACGCCATCTTCTGCCGCAACGTCCTCATCTACTTCACTCCCGAGACCGCGGCGGGGATGCTGGAGAGGTTCGCCGGGGCGCTCAAACCTTCGGGGCTTCTCTTTCTGGGACACTCGGAGACCCTGCTGCAGCGCGGCCTGGACCTCGAACTGAAGCGCAAAGAGAAAAGCTTCTACTACGTGAGGAGCGCCTGCGTCGCGCCTGCGGCCGTCATCGCCCCCCTCCCCCCGGAGGAGCGAAGAGGCGACGATCCCTGCGGACTCACCGCCGAACAGCTCCGGTTGGCGGCCGCGTGGCTGAGCGAGCAGACGCCCTGGCAGGGGGAGACGGAGACGGAGACGGAGCCGCAGCCGCGGCAGCCGCAACCCGCCGCGCCGTGCCCCGCGGAGCCCCGCGACGCGGCACCGGACGACGCGCAGCTTTTACAGGCGGCGCGCGAACTTTTCGACCGCGAGGAATTCGACCCGGCCCAGGAGCTTCTGGAACTGGTGCTGGAGCGCACTCCCGACCTTCCCGACGCCCTGGTGCTCAAGGGGTTCATCCTGGCCGGCAAGGGGGCTCTGGATCAGGCGCTGGAGACGAGCGAGCGGGTCCTGGCGCTGAACGACCTGCTCCCCGAGGCCTACTTCCTTAAGGGTGTGCTCCTTGACGCTGCAGACCGGCTGGACGAGGCGGCCCGGGAGTACCGCAAGGCGCTTCTTCTGGACCACGACTTCATCATGCCGCGCTACCACATGGGACGGCTGCACCTGCGCCAGGGACGGATCGCCGACGGGGCACGGGAGATCAGGAACAGCATCAAGATCCTGTCGCGCAGCCGCGAAGAGGAAACCGTCCCCTTCTCCGGGGGGCTCACCAGGGCCGTTTGCATGCTGCAACTGCAGAACACGCTGGCACGGGTGGCCTAG